In Sciurus carolinensis chromosome 13, mSciCar1.2, whole genome shotgun sequence, a genomic segment contains:
- the Mtln gene encoding mitoregulin, which produces MADVSERTLQVSVLVAFASGVLVGWQANRLRRRYLDWRKRRLQDKLATTQKKLDLA; this is translated from the coding sequence ATGGCGGACGTATCGGAGAGGACGCTGCAGGTGTCGGTGCTCGTGGCTTTCGCCTCCGGAGTGCTCGTGGGCTGGCAGGCGAACCGGCTGCGGAGGCGCTACCTGGACTGGAGGAAGCGGAGGCTGCAGGACAAGCTGGCGACGACGCAGAAGAAGCTGGACCTGGCCTGA